A single Methylomonas sp. AM2-LC DNA region contains:
- a CDS encoding NAD(P)/FAD-dependent oxidoreductase, with protein sequence MQNPEVIIIGAGASGLMCAIESAKRGRKTLVIDHANKAGKKILMSGGGRCNFTNYTIEAGNFISANPHFCISALSRFTQWDFLAMVEKYRIPFHERLHGQLFCDDSAKDILNMLLDECKHYGVTILLECTLQALERTSGGFALQTSKGQFHCQSLVVASGGLSIPKMGGSPLGYKIATQFDLPVKATRAGLVPLTLQDSDKEQLAPLSGIAVASQVSFQQLSFKENLLFTHRGLSGPAILQISSYWQPGSSLSINLLPAIDLLSELKQSRAQGSKLKLQTVLCDLLPKRLLQTLLSEELLDLPMANCADKHLQQVTNSLQNWQVKPNGSEGYRTAEVTVGGVDCSAISSKTMESLTVPGLYFIGEVLDVTGWLGGYNFQWAWSSGWCAGQYV encoded by the coding sequence ATGCAAAATCCAGAAGTAATTATTATTGGCGCAGGCGCTTCAGGTTTAATGTGCGCCATAGAATCCGCCAAGCGTGGGCGCAAAACGCTGGTGATTGACCATGCCAACAAAGCCGGTAAAAAAATCTTAATGTCGGGTGGTGGACGCTGTAACTTTACTAATTACACGATTGAAGCAGGGAATTTTATATCTGCAAATCCGCATTTTTGTATATCCGCCTTAAGCCGCTTTACACAATGGGATTTTTTGGCAATGGTAGAAAAATACCGCATACCGTTTCACGAACGACTGCACGGACAATTGTTTTGCGATGATAGCGCCAAAGATATACTGAATATGCTATTGGACGAATGTAAGCATTATGGTGTAACAATACTGCTGGAATGTACATTACAGGCACTGGAGCGCACTAGCGGCGGCTTTGCCTTACAGACCAGCAAAGGCCAGTTTCACTGTCAATCTCTAGTCGTGGCCAGTGGTGGCTTATCCATTCCCAAAATGGGTGGCAGTCCACTCGGTTACAAAATTGCCACGCAATTTGACCTTCCCGTTAAAGCCACACGAGCAGGCTTAGTACCCCTAACCCTGCAAGATTCCGACAAAGAGCAACTAGCCCCCTTAAGCGGTATTGCTGTTGCAAGCCAAGTGAGCTTTCAACAGCTAAGCTTTAAAGAAAACTTGCTGTTTACCCACAGAGGTTTAAGTGGACCTGCCATTTTGCAAATATCCTCTTACTGGCAACCGGGTAGCAGTTTAAGTATTAACTTATTACCCGCAATTGATTTACTGTCTGAATTAAAACAAAGCCGCGCTCAGGGCAGTAAATTAAAATTGCAAACCGTATTGTGCGACTTATTACCCAAACGTCTGCTGCAAACCCTACTTTCCGAAGAGTTGCTAGATTTACCAATGGCAAATTGTGCCGATAAACATTTGCAACAGGTGACTAACAGTTTGCAAAACTGGCAAGTAAAACCAAATGGCAGCGAAGGTTACCGCACCGCAGAAGTAACGGTAGGCGGTGTTGATTGTAGCGCCATATCGTCTAAAACCATGGAAAGCCTGACAGTGCCAGGCTTGTATTTTATTGGTGAAGTGCTGGATGTAACTGGCTGGCTGGGTGGCTATAATTTTCAGTGGGCTTGGTCTTCTGGGTGGTGTGCAGGGCAATATGTTTAA
- a CDS encoding nickel-dependent hydrogenase large subunit yields the protein MTVRNTPNGFNLNDTGRRVVVDPVTRIEGHMRCEVNIDQDNIIRNAVSSGTMWRGLEVILKGRDPRDAWAFVQRICGVCTGTHALTSVRAVENALKIKIPENANSIRNLMQLSLQAQDHLVHFYHLHALDWVNPVNALKADPVATSVLQQSISPHNPKSSPGYFRDTQNRLKKFVESGQLGPFKNGYWSNPAYLLPPEADLMAVTHYLEALDFQKDIMKIRTIFGGKDPHPNWLVGGVPCAINIDGVGANAAINMERLNLVSSLIDRTIDFIDQVYIPDLLAIASFYKSWMYGGGISGLSLLSYGDIPDKANDYSASNLLMPRGAIINGDLNKVHEVDLTDPEQIKEFIPHSWYKYPNESAGLHPWDGITEPNFKLGSNTKGNRTNIQELDEGAKYSWIKAPRWKGHAMEVGPLARYVIGYAQGNKEITEQINFVLKTLDVPVTALFSTLGRTAARGLEAQWAAGKMRYFMDKLITNVKAGDLSTANVERWDPETWPSSVKGVGFTEAPRGALGHWLKIENTKIANYQCVVPTTWNGSPRDEQGNIGAFEAALMNTKVERPEEPVEILRTLHSFDPCLACSTHVMSIDGKELTQVKVR from the coding sequence ATGACAGTTAGAAATACACCCAACGGTTTTAACTTAAACGATACTGGCCGCCGTGTGGTGGTCGATCCTGTTACTCGTATCGAAGGCCATATGCGTTGCGAAGTCAATATCGACCAAGACAACATTATCCGCAATGCGGTTTCTAGCGGTACTATGTGGCGTGGCTTAGAAGTGATATTGAAAGGCCGCGATCCGCGCGATGCTTGGGCATTCGTGCAACGCATCTGTGGTGTCTGCACGGGTACCCACGCATTGACCTCTGTCCGTGCTGTCGAGAACGCGCTGAAGATCAAAATTCCAGAAAATGCTAATTCAATACGCAACCTAATGCAGCTCAGCTTGCAGGCACAGGATCACTTGGTACATTTCTATCATCTGCATGCGCTAGATTGGGTGAACCCAGTTAATGCCTTGAAAGCCGATCCTGTTGCAACTTCGGTCTTGCAACAATCGATTTCGCCACACAATCCCAAGTCCTCACCCGGCTATTTCCGTGACACCCAAAATCGATTGAAAAAATTTGTCGAATCCGGACAACTTGGACCGTTCAAGAATGGCTACTGGAGCAATCCGGCTTATTTATTGCCGCCGGAAGCTGATTTGATGGCGGTTACCCATTATCTTGAAGCTTTAGATTTTCAAAAAGACATTATGAAAATCCGCACCATATTTGGAGGTAAAGACCCGCATCCAAACTGGTTGGTGGGTGGAGTACCATGCGCTATCAATATAGATGGGGTTGGTGCTAATGCTGCGATCAATATGGAGCGTTTGAATCTGGTGTCGTCACTGATAGATCGCACCATCGATTTCATCGATCAAGTCTACATCCCGGATTTACTGGCGATTGCCAGTTTCTACAAAAGTTGGATGTATGGCGGTGGCATTTCCGGCCTAAGTCTACTGTCTTATGGTGACATTCCCGACAAGGCCAACGATTACTCTGCCAGCAACTTATTGATGCCACGCGGCGCGATTATTAATGGCGACTTGAACAAAGTTCACGAAGTGGATTTGACTGATCCTGAGCAAATCAAGGAGTTCATACCGCACTCCTGGTACAAATATCCCAACGAGTCGGCAGGGTTACATCCTTGGGACGGCATTACCGAACCCAATTTCAAGCTAGGCTCTAACACTAAGGGTAATCGCACAAATATTCAGGAGCTGGATGAAGGCGCGAAATATTCCTGGATCAAAGCACCACGCTGGAAAGGTCATGCGATGGAAGTCGGGCCATTGGCGCGTTATGTTATCGGTTATGCGCAAGGCAACAAAGAAATCACCGAGCAAATCAACTTTGTACTAAAAACATTGGATGTACCGGTGACTGCTTTGTTCTCGACCTTGGGCAGAACCGCCGCTCGAGGTCTGGAAGCGCAATGGGCAGCAGGCAAGATGCGCTACTTCATGGACAAGTTGATTACCAATGTTAAAGCTGGCGATTTATCCACAGCCAACGTCGAGCGTTGGGACCCAGAAACCTGGCCTAGCAGCGTCAAAGGCGTTGGTTTTACCGAAGCACCTCGAGGAGCCTTAGGTCACTGGTTGAAAATCGAAAATACCAAGATCGCCAATTACCAATGTGTAGTGCCAACAACCTGGAACGGCTCGCCGCGCGACGAGCAAGGCAACATTGGTGCCTTCGAAGCAGCCTTAATGAACACCAAGGTTGAACGCCCCGAAGAACCGGTGGAAATCCTGCGTACTCTGCACAGTTTTGACCCTTGTTTGGCCTGCTCGACCCATGTGATGAGTATAGACGGCAAGGAATTAACCCAAGTTAAAGTCCGTTAA
- a CDS encoding hydrogenase small subunit has protein sequence MTETFYEVMRRQGITRRSFLKFCSLTAASLGLSPAFAPKIAHAMETKPRIPVLWLHGLECTCCSESFIRSGHPLAKDVILSMLSLDYDDTIMAAAGHNAEAIVTEIVEKYKGNYILAVEGNPPLAEDGMFCIIGGKPFVEQLKYAAESCKAIISWGSCASWGCVQAAKPNPTRATPVHKVPGLAKKPIIKVPGCPPIAEVMTAVVAYLLTFDKLPTLDKQGRPQMFYSQRIHDKCYRRPHFDAGQFVEHWDDEAARQGHCLYKMGCKGPTTYNACSTVRWNEGTSFPIQSGHGCIGCSEDGFWDKGSFYDRLTDINQFGIEANADVIGGTAASLVGIGIAAHAGLTALNRAKQSGDKQPGAEQ, from the coding sequence ATGACCGAAACCTTTTACGAAGTGATGCGCAGGCAAGGCATCACTCGCCGCAGTTTTCTGAAGTTTTGTAGCTTGACTGCTGCATCCTTGGGACTTTCACCCGCTTTCGCACCGAAAATCGCCCACGCAATGGAGACCAAACCCCGTATTCCAGTGTTATGGTTGCATGGTTTGGAATGCACTTGCTGTTCGGAATCCTTTATCCGCTCGGGCCATCCGCTGGCCAAAGATGTGATCTTGTCGATGCTGTCTCTGGATTATGACGACACCATCATGGCCGCAGCGGGGCATAACGCAGAAGCTATCGTTACTGAGATCGTCGAAAAATACAAAGGCAATTACATACTGGCTGTGGAAGGCAATCCACCGCTGGCCGAAGACGGCATGTTCTGCATCATCGGCGGTAAGCCCTTCGTGGAACAACTAAAATACGCTGCAGAAAGCTGCAAAGCCATTATCTCATGGGGTTCGTGTGCTTCCTGGGGTTGCGTACAGGCGGCAAAGCCCAATCCGACTCGTGCTACACCGGTTCATAAAGTCCCCGGATTGGCAAAAAAACCCATCATTAAAGTACCCGGTTGTCCACCAATTGCCGAGGTAATGACTGCGGTGGTGGCTTATCTACTAACTTTCGACAAACTGCCGACGCTGGACAAACAAGGTCGGCCGCAGATGTTCTACAGCCAGCGCATCCACGACAAATGCTACAGAAGACCGCATTTCGATGCAGGTCAATTTGTCGAACATTGGGATGACGAAGCTGCTCGCCAAGGCCATTGCTTATACAAAATGGGCTGCAAAGGGCCTACAACTTACAACGCTTGTTCGACGGTGCGGTGGAACGAAGGTACTTCATTTCCGATTCAATCCGGTCACGGCTGCATCGGATGTTCCGAGGACGGTTTCTGGGATAAAGGTAGTTTCTACGACCGTCTAACCGACATCAATCAGTTCGGCATCGAAGCTAATGCCGATGTGATTGGTGGTACCGCTGCGTCTTTAGTGGGTATCGGCATCGCCGCACATGCCGGGTTAACCGCTCTGAATCGCGCCAAACAATCCGGTGATAAACAACCTGGAGCAGAACAATAA
- the ppdK gene encoding pyruvate, phosphate dikinase: protein MDTNFCYSFNTGDGKNKVLLGGKGANLCEMTQLGLNVPPGFVITTNTCIQYLENKRLPDGLMNEVRSQIADIEELTGKTFGGSTDPLLVSVRSGSAISMPGMMDTILNLGLNKQTLLALIEVTDDTRFAYDAYRRFIQLFGKVALGIEDEKFDAHFQAVKRNAGIKADVALTSDQLQEISELFLNVVYEETGRPFPEDVYEQLEIAIQAVFNSWLGRRAIDYRQQFHITPDMANGTAVNIVTMVFGNMGDDCATGVGFTRNPGTGENEMYGEYLVNAQGEDVVAGIRTPKPVQAMAQEMPEQYQQLKELRNKLEAHYQEVQDYEYTIERGVLYCLQTRNGKMNAAAMVKSSIDMVAEGLINKAQALLRIHPESLEQLLHPQLAPQHNQAAIAQGLPASPGAACGKCVFDADTAVRLAKTGEEIILLREETKPEDIHGFFAAQGILTSRGGKTSHAAVVARGMGKACVAGAEDIKVDVRARLAIVGDIHIKEGDLITIDGSTGHIYMGRIPTIAPVFSESLKTLLSWADNVARIQVHANVDTPEAARLAVSYGAKGIGLCRTERMFNASDRLPLVVDMILAHNTEEREAALAKLFPIQRDDFQQLFEAMTPHPVTVRLLDPPMHEFLPNEHQLVEEIDALKHYLTIVKGQRVVMETLANPSELPPPFSQLNEEVILSAIAKKEMMLAKVFELYEVNPMLGHRGVRLGMSYPEIYKMQIRSILEAAARCVKQRILIEPEIMVPQVITAQELKKVKQWVDEIQLEVEDQYRLKLKFKFGTMIETVRACTRADHLAEIAHFFSFGTNDLTQATFSFSREDAENKFLPLYEDSGLLQDNPFETLDILGVGKLMKMAVDFGRAQRPDIRIGICGEHGGHPRSIRFCHDIGLNYVSCSAPRIPVARLAAAHAKLLEN, encoded by the coding sequence ATGGATACAAATTTCTGTTACTCATTCAACACTGGCGATGGTAAAAACAAAGTTCTACTAGGTGGTAAAGGTGCCAATCTATGTGAAATGACCCAGTTAGGATTGAATGTTCCTCCAGGATTTGTGATTACTACCAATACCTGTATTCAGTATTTGGAAAATAAACGCTTGCCAGATGGCTTAATGAACGAAGTGCGCAGCCAAATTGCCGATATAGAAGAACTGACAGGTAAAACTTTTGGCGGGAGTACTGATCCATTGTTGGTTTCGGTACGTTCTGGTTCGGCGATTTCTATGCCAGGTATGATGGATACCATACTCAATTTGGGTTTGAACAAGCAGACCTTGCTTGCATTGATTGAAGTCACAGACGATACCCGCTTTGCCTACGATGCGTATCGGCGTTTTATCCAGTTGTTTGGCAAAGTGGCGCTAGGTATTGAAGACGAAAAATTTGACGCGCATTTTCAGGCGGTTAAACGTAATGCCGGTATTAAGGCCGATGTAGCCTTGACCAGCGATCAATTGCAGGAAATCAGCGAGCTTTTTCTAAACGTTGTTTACGAAGAAACCGGTCGCCCCTTTCCTGAAGATGTCTACGAGCAATTGGAAATTGCTATACAGGCGGTATTTAACTCTTGGTTAGGTCGGCGCGCAATCGATTATCGTCAACAATTTCATATCACACCGGATATGGCTAATGGTACTGCCGTTAATATTGTGACGATGGTATTTGGCAATATGGGCGATGACTGCGCCACTGGTGTGGGTTTTACCCGTAATCCCGGTACAGGTGAAAACGAAATGTACGGCGAATATTTGGTTAACGCTCAAGGTGAAGATGTGGTCGCGGGTATTCGTACCCCAAAACCGGTACAGGCTATGGCTCAGGAAATGCCTGAACAGTATCAACAATTAAAAGAGCTGCGAAATAAACTGGAAGCACATTATCAGGAAGTACAGGATTATGAATACACTATAGAAAGGGGTGTGCTGTATTGTTTACAAACCAGAAATGGCAAAATGAATGCCGCTGCTATGGTGAAGTCTTCTATTGATATGGTGGCCGAAGGGCTGATCAACAAGGCTCAAGCATTACTGCGTATCCATCCTGAATCACTTGAACAGTTACTGCATCCTCAATTGGCCCCCCAACATAATCAGGCGGCCATTGCTCAAGGCTTGCCTGCGTCACCGGGGGCTGCTTGCGGCAAATGTGTATTCGACGCCGATACTGCTGTACGTTTAGCTAAAACCGGTGAGGAAATTATTCTGTTACGAGAAGAAACTAAGCCCGAAGATATTCATGGATTTTTTGCTGCGCAAGGCATTTTGACCAGTCGCGGCGGTAAAACCTCGCATGCGGCGGTGGTGGCGCGTGGTATGGGGAAAGCTTGTGTGGCAGGTGCTGAAGATATTAAAGTTGATGTGCGTGCGCGTTTGGCAATCGTGGGCGATATTCACATAAAAGAAGGCGATTTGATTACCATTGATGGCAGTACCGGGCATATTTATATGGGACGCATCCCGACCATTGCGCCAGTTTTTTCTGAATCGCTGAAAACCTTATTGTCATGGGCCGATAATGTGGCTCGTATACAGGTACATGCCAATGTCGACACCCCGGAAGCAGCACGTTTGGCAGTCAGTTACGGTGCAAAAGGCATAGGCTTATGTCGTACCGAACGTATGTTCAACGCCTCTGATCGTTTGCCGCTGGTTGTCGATATGATTCTGGCGCATAATACTGAAGAGCGTGAAGCGGCGTTGGCTAAATTGTTTCCCATCCAACGCGATGATTTTCAGCAGCTGTTCGAAGCCATGACCCCTCATCCAGTTACGGTAAGGCTGTTAGATCCGCCCATGCATGAATTTTTGCCTAACGAGCATCAATTGGTAGAAGAAATTGATGCGCTCAAACATTATCTTACCATTGTTAAAGGGCAGCGAGTGGTAATGGAAACACTGGCTAACCCCAGTGAATTGCCTCCGCCTTTCAGTCAACTCAATGAAGAAGTCATTTTGAGTGCCATTGCCAAAAAAGAAATGATGTTGGCCAAGGTTTTTGAGTTGTACGAAGTAAACCCCATGCTGGGACATCGCGGTGTACGTTTGGGGATGAGTTATCCGGAAATCTACAAAATGCAAATTCGTTCTATTCTGGAAGCGGCTGCGCGTTGTGTAAAACAGCGAATTTTGATTGAGCCGGAAATTATGGTGCCACAAGTCATTACCGCACAAGAGTTGAAAAAAGTGAAACAATGGGTAGACGAAATTCAACTTGAGGTAGAAGATCAATATAGACTGAAACTTAAATTCAAATTTGGCACCATGATAGAAACCGTAAGAGCCTGTACCCGTGCCGATCATCTGGCAGAAATTGCGCATTTCTTTTCTTTTGGTACCAACGATCTTACTCAGGCTACTTTTTCTTTCTCTCGAGAAGATGCAGAAAATAAATTTTTACCCTTATACGAAGATTCTGGCTTGCTACAAGACAATCCGTTTGAAACACTGGATATACTCGGTGTGGGTAAGTTAATGAAAATGGCTGTAGATTTTGGTCGAGCGCAACGTCCGGATATACGTATAGGCATCTGTGGTGAACACGGTGGGCATCCACGCTCTATCCGCTTTTGTCAT